One genomic window of Salvia miltiorrhiza cultivar Shanhuang (shh) chromosome 4, IMPLAD_Smil_shh, whole genome shotgun sequence includes the following:
- the LOC131022590 gene encoding protein FLUORESCENT IN BLUE LIGHT, chloroplastic — protein sequence MTMTMKQGLLTWSPCQWPHSLSRVSYSSLKAPKSVKPNSFFKISASINGAQLNAGGSIGEDKVLLQSLLPENDHKERLLSTFIVTNAIMFAKPLQALAETCEANNSVFDMNMPLLLFFSLIGATVGGLLARQRRGELQRLNEQLRQINSALRRQAKIESYAPSLSYAPSGRIAENEVIVDSRKQDLISRLKNGKNFLRNQDPGRAFSEFKTALELAENLEDSIEAKKAARGLGASLQRQGKYRDAIKYHSMVLEISQREGEESGNTEAYGAIADCYTELGDLEKAAKYYDQYIARLQSD from the exons atgacgatgacgatgaagCAAGGGCTTCTAACGTGGAGCCCTTGTCAATGGCCTCACTCGCTCTCTAGGGTTTCTTACTCATCTCTCAAGGCACCTAAATCCGTCAAGCCCAATTCATTTTTCAAAATCTCTGCTTCGATCAATGGCGCGCAGCTCAATGCAGGTGGTTCTATTGGAGAAGATAAAGTTCTTCTGCAGTCATTGCTACCGGAAAACGATCACAAG GAAAGACTGCTCTCTACTTTCATAGTCACAAATGCCATAATGTTTGCTAAACCTCTGCAAGCACTAGCTGAAACATGTGAAGCTAATAATTCTGTTTTCGATATGAATATGCCGTTGCTgcttttcttttccctcatagGGGCCACTGTTGGAG GGCTTCTTGCACGGCAGAGGAGAGGCGAACTACAGCGATTGAATGAACAGCTGCGCCAGATTAACTCTGCTCTGAGAAGGCAAGCTAAAATTGAATCTTATGCCCCCAGTTTGAGTTATGCTCCTAGCGGGCGCATTGCAGAGAACGAAGTGATTGTTGATTCGAGGAAGCAAGATTTGATTTCCCGTCTGAAAAATGGGAAGAATTTCCTTAGGAATCAAGATCCAGGGAGGGCGTTTTCTGAATTTAAGACGGCACTTGAGCTTGCCGAGAATCTTGAAGATTCAATTGAAGCAAAAAAGGCAGCAAGAGGCTTAG GGGCGTCACTGCAAAGGCAGGGCAAGTATCGGGATGCCATCAAGTACCACTCCATGGTTTTGGAAATCTCGCAAAGGGAAGGAGAGGAGTCTGGAAATACAGAAGCATACGGTGCAATAGCTGATTGTTACACCGAGCTCGGAGATCTCGAGAAAGCTGCGAAATACTATGATCAGTATATTGCGAGGTTACAGTCTGACTGA
- the LOC131022589 gene encoding protein NRT1/ PTR FAMILY 5.5-like → MINNEGIRFRIEKEEVKNERILQSWIFFSLQSLFPSLSFSYKVIQQSLSLFLVDFQQRLIPKMQSFVRISALLWADILVAYAFFEMQDYLTTVWKLSYTHAAGILNVWNGISMILPVFFLVVVDTLLGNFKMLLVSSIAYTVGIGLVTMSTPPVLAKSTRSCKGYAPECIGHTQKILFYTGMALIAVGIAGNLVSLKTYLAEQKAEKPDEDDDKENIPRCAELDPLRFCCQIPGAVMVVVVPIVGAIALPYIKPWKLRFGIPAICTVLATVFFPTGWPCYRKVRPKGSPVTNVCRVFVAAAFKLFQPFPLSDEQYYKIEGEQVADFSPTCLLRWLHKAAIILPGDLSEEKRVTNTWRLCSVAQVEDAKIAVRMVPMWMTFVVCGMVSSTGNTYFVEQAKNMNRKLGKLKLPPQILLLAQRSANKVFGWWKEALLADRWKGTPAIGIGVAMISSVLCCVAAAVVETERLKVIRKHGFLDKPDENIPMNILWLIFQFILLAGLDSFMENSVAAFYNDQSPRSMKNDSTRRYIKQFIKGVSGLGFMCSVLSVYVVGKVSERGGKTTSWFQFTLNKSRLDRYFWVLAVLSSLNLAVFILVALHYKYQKQDESEQDEAGADMSSGGNLL, encoded by the exons atgataaataatGAAGGGATCAGATTTCGTATCGAAAAAGAAGAAGTAAAGAATGAAAGAATCCTACAAAGCTggatatttttttctcttcaatCATTGTTTCCTTCCCTTTCTTTTTCATACAAAGTCATACAGCAGTCACTCTCCCTGTTTCTTGTGGATTTTCAGCAGAGGTTGATACCAAAAATGCAAAGCTTTGTTAGAATTTCAG CGCTGCTATGGGCTGACATATTAGTTGCCTACGCCTTTTTTGAGATGCAAGATTACTTGACCACTGTTTGGAAACTAAGCTATACTCACGCTGCTGGGATCTTGAATGTCTGGAATGGAATCTCTATGATACTCCCAGTTTTCTTTCTCGTCGTCGTCGACACTCTTCTCGGAAATTTCAAGATGCTCCTCGTCTCCAGCATCGCCTACACCGTG GGAATCGGGCTCGTTACAATGTCTACGCCACCAGTCCTCGCCAAATCCACCAGGTCGTGCAAAGGCTATGCGCCAGAATGCATCGGCCACACACAGAAAATCCTCTTCTACACGGGCATGGCGCTCATAGCAGTTGGCATAGCCGGTAACCTCGTCTCCCTGAAGACTTATCTCGCGGAGCAGAAGGCGGAGAAAcctgatgaagatgatgataaAGAAAACATTCCAAGATGTGCTGAACTCGATCCGTTACGCTTCTGCTGTCAAATACCAGGTGCAGTTATGGTGGTGGTTGTACCTATAGTTGGAGCTATTGCACTTCCATATATAAAGCCATGGAAGCTCCGGTTTGGAATCCCTGCAATCTGCACGGTTCTCGCAACAGTATTTTTTCCGACTGGCTGGCCTTGCTATCGTAAGGTCAGGCCGAAGGGGAGCCCGGTGACTAACGTGTGCAGAGTATTCGTGGCCGCTGCTTTTAAGCTATTCCAACCATTTCCATTAAGTGATGAGCAATACTACAAGATAGAAGGTGAGCAAGTAGCCGATTTTTCGCCTACTTGTTTGCTCAG GTGGCTGCATAAGGCTGCCATCATATTACCTGGTGATTTGAGTGAAGAGAAACGAGTGACGAACACATGGAGGCTCTGCtcggtggcacaagtcgaagaCGCCAAAATTGCTGTTCGGATGGTCCCGATGTGGATGACCTTTGTGGTATGCGGAATGGTGTCCTCAACCGGAAACACATACTTTGTAGAGCAAGCAAAAAACATGAACCGAAAATTAGGAAAATTGAAGTTACCTCCTCAGATACTCCTACTGGCACAGAGGTCGGCCAACAAGGTGTTCGGCTGGTGGAAGGAAGCCCTTCTAGCGGACCGATGGAAAGGCACACCAGCCATAGGAATCGGAGTGGCCATGATCTCCTCAGTTCTGTGTTGCGTAGCTGCAGCTGTTGTGGAGACGGAGAGGCTCAAAGTTATCAGAAAACATGGTTTCCTCGACAAGCCAGATGAGAACATCCCCATGAACATACTGTGGCTGATTTTCCAGTTCATCCTGCTTGCAGGCCTCGACTCTTTCATGGAGAACAGTGTTGCTGCATTCTACAACGATCAATCTCCACGATCTATGAAAAATGATTCCACAAGAAGATACATCAAACAATTCATAAAAGGAGTATCTGGCCTGGGATTCATGTGTAGTGTGCTTTCAGTATATGTTGTGGGAAAAGTAAGTGAGAGAGGAGGCAAAACTACTAGCTGGTTTCAGTTCACACTGAACAAGAGTCGTCTGGATCGGTATTTCTGGGTGCTGGCAGTTCTAAGTTCTCTGAATCTAGCTGTGTTCATCCTTGTGGCTTTACATTACAAATACCAGAAGCAGGACGAGTCAGAGCAAGACGAGGCAGGGGCTGATATGAGCTCAGGTGGAAACTTGCTTTAA